DNA from Hippoglossus hippoglossus isolate fHipHip1 chromosome 1, fHipHip1.pri, whole genome shotgun sequence:
TTCTAAGTGGTTTCAGAGTGAGGTTAAAACAGAGGAAGCTactgaaacacaggaagtgcaagaggaaagaggaaacacagagttgTCATTAATTTGGGGACAGTTACAAAGACATGAAACCAGCGTTGAGatcagaaaaggaaaagggacAAAGACGTATGAGCAGCATGGACAAGGTTTTCCTCATTCTGATTCTTGTGGGAGGTAAGTTCCCTGAGATTGACTCAATTGAGTTTGtgttctgtgtctttgtttcagcGAACACACTCACAACCTTTCATTGTCACATTCCTAattcttaaagcaacactttctGTTGCCTTGCTGTTGAGTTTCAGCCTCAACTGTGAACTCTGTTGGCTTTTAAAGTGTTTTGACGAAGCTGGGAGGAGATTTGTAGATTTGTAGTTGCTGTTGAGAGCTGTTTAGATAACTCAGTGGGTGCACCTTGAAATCAGCTTTTCCTAACCACAAAAACAATGTCAGggttaaaaagtataaaatatataacatcaaATTCAGGTTATTTTTTCAGACTTTTGCTTTTTTGTGAAATGCTGCATATACGTTTCTATAAGGGCTTCTAGAAATActcaaatgaaagaatgaacTGCCAACAACTTCCACATAGGGAACATTAATGGGGACCACTGCTTTACAGGAGTGAATCTATTGACGTGAGGGTTTATAGAAAATAGTTGTTGAAGGCTGAATGGAGATGTGACTTTTGttgctgtctctgtgtcttgTGCAGGATTCTGGAAGACTGAAGCTATATCTGTAGAAGGAGAGCTGGGGGGAGACGTCACAATTCAATGCTCTCACGCTTATGCATCTGACAACATCAAATATTTCTGCAAGGACCCTTGTAAGGATGAAGACGTCCTAATAAGAAGCAGCCAAATCAGTACAGGCAAATACAGTATCATAGATGAAGGAAGCACGTTCAACGTGACCATCTCTCGTCTGACAGAGGGCGACGCAGGAACCTACTGGTGTGGAATAGAGAGAGCTGTTAAGGACACGTACAAAGAAGTCGTCCTCACGGTCTTAAAGGGTGAGTTGAGTCCCCGCTGTACAGGAACTGTTTTTATGACGTCGTCATTCGTCTTCACTTTATCACTTTAACCTTTATTCCATTTCCTTTTCACCAAAACGTGATCGACATTTCACAAAAGCGTCTGTTTCAAACTGATCTTCTCTTTTTCGCAACAGGAAAGAAGTGAGAGGCTGTAACAGAAACGAGACAAGGAACTAAATAAACATCACtccgtctgtttctctttctttcttcaggaaaaacacaggacTCTGAAGAGGACTTTTCACAATCAACCATAGGTGAAGCATTTACTACAAATGCAACACTTCCTGCATTTACTACAAATGCAGCACTTCCTGCATTTACTACAAATGCAGCACATCCTAATAAGTCAGAGTCTGAAGGTGTGTAgatatacatgtgtgtgagagacagagtcCTGAGTGATGTATCTTCACTGAGATATGATGTTGTCTCTTTTCTCCAGGGAAGCTGGTGTACATCGGAGCAGGCCTCGGGGGGGTTGTGCTGGCTCTGGCGGTGGTGCTGCTGATATTCttcaaacatcaaaacaaagaaatcagcACAACCTctggtgaaaaaacaaactcattgAACAGTGTTTATATCATATGATGGCAGTTTCATATTACGCCCAGAATAACCACAACGACCAAATGATACACAACAGCAGTGATCTGGGAACACCCAGGCCTGAACACTATTACAAGCACCTGCCGGCCACCTCATGACGCTCTGTGTCAGAGAGCCATAGCAACCACGTAGAAGCGCCCTGGCAACCACCACAAAAAAACACTCGGGGATGTATAATGCTGCTGCATTCACACCAAACGCAAAAAGGAAGTTTTCATGTGATGagacaaagtcaatgcaaagaagCGAAATACACAAAGACTTTTGCATTTGAACTTCAGcaaaaaatgaatgtgatgCCATGTCGTGAAAGCCAATCAGCGTTGAGAATGAAACTCACCAGACTCAGGTCCTGGCACAGACCCAAGCTACTAGGTCATAGGTAAACATATTTTAAGGCTACATCcaaccatttattttattttctgctcattAAGAAGAAATACAAGGCTCATacagcattttcattttcagatcaaTACTTTGACCCTTATTGGAGTGAACACAAAGTCAATTAAAAGCCTTCATCCTCATTTACCTAGGGTTGGGGCGGCATGGTGGAGCTGTTTGAATTCCAGCTTGACTTGGGTCTTCatagtttgcatgttctcccttcGTCTGCATGGGTACAACCCTCTTGAAAATGCTGTTATTTCTGggcaaaataaatacaattgaCAGAATATTGGTAAAGGGCATAATGCATAGGAAAAGATGACATTAAATAGATGGCAATGtattctactttattttggttatttgctgcttttattgtaGAATTATGCCAGTATAAATATTAACTATTTTTCAGTAAGTCAAAGGGAGTAATACAGTTTTTACTTCGCAGGCATTTAAAACTTTGTCAATGTATCATCACTCTCCACACAGGAAAGCACCAGAACACTGAGTATGCATCGCCGTCCAGTCAGAGTGGAAACGGCCACAGCAGCAGGGACCAATCAGATGACTTGTTTTACTCCACTGTGAACTTCAACACGCACGCCGACTGCAGAGGTGTCACACATCGCCCTGCAGAGGTCACATACTCCACCATCACACACATCCCAACGGATGAATCAGACTTGTATTGTAACCTCTAAACTCAGTTCTGAATATGTTCACAGTCATGTGCAGTAACAATACGTGCTGTAAATACCCACCGCTTGCAGAGATATATATTGTGACAAGGAGacaaaaatatttagaaatgttttttaatttaaccacaataaaataaaagataatagagattttcttgtgtgtgcaattttgtatttttcaaagaattggtgaagaaatgaaacaccaacaataaacacacacacacaggcacgcacacaaacacacacacacacacacacacaaaccagaaaaccatacttcctgttttgtttttctgccttaCATTCAAACTTGACATTTGTTTGACACATAGCCTACTGAGTTAGCGTTTGTTAAATTGTTACCAGTGCATGGTTACATTTTTGAACACTGGAATTTAATTGGTCGAGAGCCAcctcttgttttctgttttcctcctctcaccttctGTTTGTGTCACACCCTTACTCAACACAAAAAGACTTACATCCTCATTTCTAAAGGCAGATGTTTTGAATTATTAAGCACAGAAGAGTGAAGAGAGAGTAAAACAGGAAGATCAGAGAAGAGTATTTTGGCTTTCGAGAAATTGAACTCAATATCTGACAAAGTTAAGATTCAAATTATAGTACATTTGGAAAAACCTGGACCATGTCAAAGAGAATATCACCtcagtttttcatttgcttAATGACAGGTAATATTCTCTATatactgtttgtatttgtgtctgttgcGTGTGAGATGTATTTTGGCTGAAACCTGTCGTgataaaatatctttttttcgACAGCCGTTGTGAGTACACTGTCTGTGACAGGAAGTAAAGGAGAAGATGACAACATGGCATGTAAGTACAATAAAGACGCGATGAAAGATAAAATGACTACTTGAGTACATATCTGAGGaaatatgttgaaatatttccAATAATACTTCTACTCATTTGAGGAAACAGTTGTACCATTTCCTGCCTTTATCTAACAGCTACAGTGACTTTGCAATCAACAGTTTTGCATAAAAACTTGTATTCATCTGAACTGTGATACATAGTACCAGTACATGCCAATATTAGTACCAGTACCATGATACTTATTAATACataatgatatttaataatGTTTATTGAAATGCCCTGAAATACTTTTGTATACTTCGATATAGATTCCTACTGTGAGTGATGAGGTTCTACGTGAACACATTTTGTCCATTTTATTAGTTTCACATTTgggtttatgtgtgtttgtgtgtgtgtgtgtgtgtctcagtttgAACTGGGCGGGGCTTTGTTCAAGAAGCGTAACATCATGTCCTTCCGTGCATTAATCGGGGCCTCACAAGATATGAATAAGTCCGTAATTTGTGGATTTtgtgatcaaacacacacatacagacacacataggTTACCATCTGAATTGCTTTTCTTTGATTACCAAAGACACTACAGGTCTCCATGAACCTTTCCAAATCACTGAGGCCCCAGGTTTTAGGgtgaacattgttttttatgtctTCAATGAGCATGTACTCTTTCATACATTTCAACAACTACTAAGAGTAATAGtataatgaaattaaaacatgaaaaatatactTCAAATATACtataaaaatactttatgtAACTTATTCTTAACCTAATCCTGACCTAAtttaaacctaaacttaacttAATCCTAACCTTAAACAATGTATTTACCTTCATTCCACTAACACAATAATTCTTTTACCGGCCACCATAATTCTGTATAACGAGTGCTTTTCATTCTCGATACATCGACTTTGAATGCATGACTTTACAGGAATGGAggatatgaaataaaataatcatccGAAAGAAAgacatgttgtgtgtggcatcaaatagaagtgtgtgtgtgaatatgctTTAGTTATATTCAAACGTTCTGGTTTTGTAATGTAAAGACAGTGAGATTCATGTATGAGGGTATGTGAAAAGTTCAGCCTTCTGTTCCCACCCAGTCACGCTACATTTCTCTGGCAGGTGTCAACGCACCAGTGTGGCACACGGCACTTGGAGACTCTGTTAGAATCAACTGCATGTACCTTCGAACTGAAGAAAGCACCGTCAAACACTTCTACCGAGAAAATCCAGACTCTGAAGGGACAGATTTGATTTCAACGCACACTTCGCCTATGACTATGAAAGACAGGTTTTCTTTGACGGACCATAAAGAGCAGGGCTTCTACACTGTGATGATATCCATGCCGAGGCAGGAGGATACTGGAAGATACCGTTGTGCTAAGAGAACAGTTAATGACAACTTCACAACATGTTTAACTCAGATCCATCTCCATATCGTAAGTAAGTATTGATCTGATTTTAATCATCCTGTTTCCAAACtcaccaacacaacacaatctttTACACACAAAACTCCACTTCTTCAGAAAAACATGACTTAGTGTATAGAGaagtgaatgtatttattttgattttttttcagacaAGAATATAACACCAACAGCGACTCATACCGGTAAAGCTGCAAAAATTAAATGTCCCTACCCAGACTCCCATGAGAACAATACAAAATACCTGTGCAAGGGGGAGGATCCTCTCAACTGTGTGGAGTTAATACAGACAACAGAAGGTGAAATAAACAGGGTTAAAGGCAGGTTTTCTATACGGGACCACCAAAGATTGAAGTACTTCAATGTGAACATTGAAAATCTGAGCACAGCCGACTCTGGAACGTACTGGTGTGGCTCAGACAGAAAATGGCACAATGCTGCTTACACCAAAATCAACCTTTCCATA
Protein-coding regions in this window:
- the LOC117769113 gene encoding CMRF35-like molecule 8 isoform X3 — encoded protein: MKPALRSEKEKGQRRMSSMDKVFLILILVGGFWKTEAISVEGELGGDVTIQCSHAYASDNIKYFCKDPCKDEDVLIRSSQISTGKYSIIDEGSTFNVTISRLTEGDAGTYWCGIERAVKDTYKEVVLTVLKGKTQDSEEDFSQSTIGEAFTTNATLPAFTTNAALPAFTTNAAHPNKSESEGKLVYIGAGLGGVVLALAVVLLIFFKHQNKEISTTSGKHQNTEYASPSSQSGNGHSSRDQSDDLFYSTVNFNTHADCRGVTHRPAEVTYSTITHIPTDESDLYCNL
- the LOC117769113 gene encoding CMRF35-like molecule 8 isoform X1, with translation MKPALRSEKEKGQRRMSSMDKVFLILILVGDVTFVAVSVSCAGFWKTEAISVEGELGGDVTIQCSHAYASDNIKYFCKDPCKDEDVLIRSSQISTGKYSIIDEGSTFNVTISRLTEGDAGTYWCGIERAVKDTYKEVVLTVLKGKTQDSEEDFSQSTIGEAFTTNATLPAFTTNAALPAFTTNAAHPNKSESEGKLVYIGAGLGGVVLALAVVLLIFFKHQNKEISTTSGKHQNTEYASPSSQSGNGHSSRDQSDDLFYSTVNFNTHADCRGVTHRPAEVTYSTITHIPTDESDLYCNL
- the LOC117769113 gene encoding CMRF35-like molecule 2 isoform X2, with protein sequence MKPALRSEKEKGQRRMSSMDKVFLILILVGGVSVSCAGFWKTEAISVEGELGGDVTIQCSHAYASDNIKYFCKDPCKDEDVLIRSSQISTGKYSIIDEGSTFNVTISRLTEGDAGTYWCGIERAVKDTYKEVVLTVLKGKTQDSEEDFSQSTIGEAFTTNATLPAFTTNAALPAFTTNAAHPNKSESEGKLVYIGAGLGGVVLALAVVLLIFFKHQNKEISTTSGKHQNTEYASPSSQSGNGHSSRDQSDDLFYSTVNFNTHADCRGVTHRPAEVTYSTITHIPTDESDLYCNL
- the LOC117759304 gene encoding CMRF35-like molecule 8 isoform X2 codes for the protein MSKRISPQFFICLMTAVVSTLSVTGSKGEDDNMACVNAPVWHTALGDSVRINCMYLRTEESTVKHFYRENPDSEGTDLISTHTSPMTMKDRFSLTDHKEQGFYTVMISMPRQEDTGRYRCAKRTVNDNFTTCLTQIHLHIVNKNITPTATHTGKAAKIKCPYPDSHENNTKYLCKGEDPLNCVELIQTTEGEINRVKGRFSIRDHQRLKYFNVNIENLSTADSGTYWCGSDRKWHNAAYTKINLSIDERRIKTKKSGLQQTTAAPSSTTTLHDDTSDSGRIGITVTFLALLVTAGIVLTVFIHKLCRTQGGSTMQSTNAGQNSEENHNDRVYEEIKERNQGASSGDTTLSVCALVNRPAEQLHYASVSFQQEAVTVSTDRNPHPDTDGTQLPPLYSTVKNPEEL
- the LOC117759304 gene encoding CMRF35-like molecule 8 isoform X1, with amino-acid sequence MSKRISPQFFICLMTAVVSTLSVTGSKGEDDNMACVNAPVWHTALGDSVRINCMYLRTEESTVKHFYRENPDSEGTDLISTHTSPMTMKDRFSLTDHKEQGFYTVMISMPRQEDTGRYRCAKRTVNDNFTTCLTQIHLHIVNKNITPTATHTGKAAKIKCPYPDSHENNTKYLCKGEDPLNCVELIQTTEGEINRVKGRFSIRDHQRLKYFNVNIENLSTADSGTYWCGSDRKWHNAAYTKINLSIDERRIKTKKSGLQQTTAAPSSTTTLHDDTSDSGRIGITVTFLALLVTAGIVLTVFIHKLCRTQGGSTMQSTNAGQNSEENHNDRVYEEIKERNQGASSGDTTLSVCALVNRPAEQLHYASVSFQQEAVTVSTDRNPHPDTDQNVSSDCEYSSVRMTQGGTQLPPLYSTVKNPEEL